A region from the Phycisphaeraceae bacterium genome encodes:
- a CDS encoding PEP-CTERM sorting domain-containing protein — protein sequence MAISKIRRLHPLMFAAVWASITTAAVASPRYLAGQTGTFGLPMTDSWNYNSVGQTLNSLDDAYSVSFTATSNFTIDRAMQRYVGVDAGTTLRIGIQADNGSGAPDGTFLSSTVFDPVDGNPVSMTAFTAVNLTSGNVYHLVTQPETLGGGESMLIYTSSSSNAYRPYDRALDPAQHRNVKTNGGAWISVSSDPYVIFANGSDTNIIPDISQPYGTMGSTSIITQGGGGSRIGTEFSITDGEVPVGATVRISDVTLRLTKGGALNPSQVFTLALRELDGTLLGKVDVPVNTIPSGANTLTWNFDSPIDLIQGQSYLFTTSYAAGSSSSDIITLYIAYAPYPAGVGGDSGWLGRIASRASSDDWTTHTTSASIGDLPVSFTGVVFVPEPASLVLMTLAGVALVGRRNRMV from the coding sequence ATGGCCATATCAAAAATACGCCGACTCCACCCACTGATGTTTGCGGCTGTGTGGGCATCAATAACTACGGCAGCCGTTGCTTCGCCGCGCTATCTGGCCGGTCAGACAGGTACATTCGGCCTGCCTATGACCGACAGCTGGAACTATAACTCCGTCGGCCAGACCCTCAATTCGCTCGACGATGCCTATTCCGTCAGCTTCACTGCGACAAGTAACTTCACTATTGACCGTGCGATGCAGCGATACGTCGGCGTCGATGCGGGAACCACGCTTCGCATCGGCATCCAGGCGGATAACGGCAGCGGTGCGCCCGACGGCACATTTCTCAGTTCGACGGTATTTGATCCTGTGGACGGTAACCCCGTTTCCATGACTGCATTCACCGCAGTCAATCTCACGTCTGGAAATGTCTATCACCTCGTCACCCAGCCAGAAACCCTCGGGGGCGGCGAGTCCATGCTTATTTACACTTCATCGTCGAGCAATGCCTACCGCCCCTACGATCGCGCTCTCGACCCCGCACAGCATCGAAATGTTAAGACTAATGGCGGCGCGTGGATCTCAGTGTCATCCGACCCCTATGTCATTTTTGCCAACGGTTCGGACACCAATATCATCCCTGATATCAGCCAGCCTTACGGCACAATGGGAAGCACTTCGATCATAACGCAGGGAGGCGGAGGTTCACGCATAGGTACGGAGTTTTCCATCACCGATGGCGAGGTTCCCGTTGGAGCAACTGTCCGGATCAGTGACGTGACACTACGACTCACAAAGGGAGGAGCCCTCAACCCCAGCCAAGTATTTACTCTGGCCCTGCGTGAGTTAGATGGCACCCTACTGGGCAAGGTTGATGTACCGGTCAATACGATCCCTTCCGGGGCTAACACTTTGACATGGAACTTCGACTCGCCGATTGACCTGATTCAAGGGCAGTCTTACCTGTTCACCACCAGCTATGCAGCCGGCAGCAGCAGTAGTGACATAATCACTCTTTACATTGCTTACGCTCCATACCCCGCAGGTGTCGGAGGCGACTCCGGCTGGCTTGGCCGAATTGCTTCCAGAGCCAGTTCCGATGACTGGACTACGCACACTACTTCCGCTTCCATCGGCGACCTGCCAGTGAGTTTCACCGGCGTCGTCTTCGTTCCCGAGCCGGCGAGTCTTGTGTTGATGACGCTCGCGGGCGTTGCCTTGGTTGGTCGCCGTAATCGGATGGTTTGA